DNA from Microtus ochrogaster isolate Prairie Vole_2 unplaced genomic scaffold, MicOch1.0 UNK91, whole genome shotgun sequence:
ACTCAAGGAGAGCTAGAGAGAAAGGTACAGAAGAAGTGCTTCTTAGCAAAAGGCTGCTGTAAGCATCTCCCTAGCAACCAGATGGAAGGCTCTTTTAGCAACGGGAAGCTGTATGTAGTTGTCATGGCAACTGGGCTACTTGGCTAGAAAAAGGAATTGCTTAGCAATAGGCAGCGGTTGGGGGCCACCCCTTGAGAGGCGCCTCACCCAGGGAAATCTGCTTGACGTCCAGATCCCAGGCCTCCTCCTCGACGCGGGCAGGCAGGGAGCAGGCTCCCGGCGAGAGGCCGGGAAGGGACGGGCCAGCATGCTCAAAGGATGATACCGCTACGGAGGCCCGGGTGCGGGCGGCTGCAgagagtggggagtggggtggtggGGTGCTGGTGTGGAAAAGTCCTCCTGGCTCCTGGAGGAGTCCCACATTTTGGGAAGTGTTGCCCACTCAGGACTCAGTATCCTTCCTAACAACTCCCCTTTGCTTTTATATCATTGGTCAAGGCCCGACTGGGAGCACAGCCCCGCCCCCTGCACCCTGAACCTTACCTCTTCCGGTGAGCAGGGCACTCAGTGTCCGTTCTCCGAGGGCTTTAATGTCCAGGAAAGGTTTATTCCCAATGCCCATGGAAACCATCTGCTGCACGCGGAGCTCTAGGGAACAGAGACCCTGTTTACAACCTTCTctcggccctcctgcctcagggttAGCACACTGCTGTTGACTCTCttacccctccccttctccccttccttgaCCAGCATGGCATAGACCGTAAGGGTGATGTTTGGCCTCTTCAGACATGCATCTGTTCTTTGCTATATAGTTCATCCTGTCCATTTGGCCTCCTGGCcacctggggtgtgtgtgtgtgtgtgtgtgtgtgtgtgtgtgtgtgtgtgtgtgcatttgcacatcTGTTATGGATGAGGAATACACATTTGGAGGTTAGGGCACACTGGTGTCAGTTGATCTTCATTTTCCCCTGTGTTTATGGCTGACCTCTTGATTGTTTTTGGTGTGCATATGCCAGGATGGCTGCATGGCAAGCTTCTGGAGGAAATTCCTGTCCGTCTCCCATGTGCTCTGTAGCAGGGATGAGATTACAGATGTCCCTGTTACTACATTTGCGGAACTGctggcttttgtgtgggttcagggatttgaactcaggtcttcacacttgcatgACAAGCACGTTTCATGGAACACTCAGCTGCCCTTTATCGTAGACATTAAGAGCAAAACTCATGCTTTTGTGCATCTGCGTGATTTGTCAAGTGCTTCTATATGTGTCACCTACTCGACCCTCCCATCACACTGAGCTGAAGAGAGCACTTTGCCTTTTTCAGATTGATAGAATGATTCAGAAAATCACAACAACGACGAAACCCAAATCAAAGCCCAGTACCaaccaacaacaaagaaaagctaTTGGTCTGGGTCACACCAGTCCCCCTAAGCCCAGTCCAGTAAGCAGTTCTGCACCTCTTGTGGAGACATTTGCTCTTTTCCTCGGAATTTCtagctttctctttccttacGGATAGTTCTGTCTTGGCCATAGCTCTTGCTTGAACCAGCCCTTGAGCTGTCTCTGAAGGCATCCTGTCATCTCCATACTCCAAGCTCCACCCATCTAGTCCGCCCATTACCTTTGTTGTGGGCTGCCTGTCTCCACAGCAGCTGGGCAATAGAACTTGTCCACTTGAGTTTGGTCTCTGGAGAGGCAGCCTGCAAAGTGTATGCTTCTCGTGTGCGCCGTCGCCGAAACCATAGCTCAAAACAGAGCCCACTCTCCCCGATGTTTTCCGTCAGCCCCATGTCAGCAGTCtgaggaagggcaggagagacagccctgacttacagaaggaaaagagggctCACGGAGACATGAAGCAACTGTCTCAAGAGCTTACCAGGGTTTTAGTAAGGATACACCCCATGTGTATGCTATTCCAAACACAGACCTTTGCCTCTGCCCTACCTCTGAAGAGCTGGAACTAACGCAGGACAGTTTGGAAACCATTAGTATTATTCCACCTGACCCAGGACTGTGGGCTGCTATGGATGCTTATATCTGGTTAGCGCCCAAAGCAAGATCTGTCTCTTGAGTTCTATCTACTTCAGTGAAGTTAAAGGGTGTCTGTGTAACATCTTTTCTCTTCACATACCAGGTACCACCTTTAACTCAAAACACAcgtgtgggttttttgttttttgagacaggatttctctgtgtagcccaggctggcctgaaactcagagatccacctgtctctgcttcccgagtgctgggattgaaggaatgCACCCACCACCCCCCAGCAGGCATATGTGTTCTCATTCGGAaggtctttttccattctgtcttGAAATGCCTCCATAAGTCTTCTGACACCCTAAAATTGATGATTAATTAGAGACCAAAACCTATTTTAGGTGATGGAGATTCTGAACCTGTTTGAGGTTAAACTTCCAGAATATCCTGAGTTCTTAGGAAGACCATGGCTCAGTATCCCTACTCCATGCCATGTACCTTGAATGCCTGCTTGTAGGTGAAGGTCTCAGATCCCCCCTCAGAGCCCTTGAACTTGCTGAACAAGAGCAGATCCTCAAAGAGAAAGACGTGGCGGAGGCACTTTTTCCGGCCACAGAAGACGGTGAATGGGTCCCGATGCAGGAGCTGTCCTTGTTCCTTCAGATCTagctggagaaaggagaagggatgcCTTGGTCAGGGAGGGCTTCAGCCTAATCCTATCGCTGCTTCTCATGCCCAACTGCCTAGCAGCCGCCATTCCTCCAAGTCCGTGCCCAGCCTGCCATGTCTTTGTGTACTGGAGATGCAGAAAGAAAGCCAGCAAAGAACGTGGGTTCATCTaaaccagcggttctcaaccttcctagtgccgAGACACTTGAAAGCCGTTCCTCATaaggtggtgacccccaaccataaaattattttcgttgctactttatagccataattttgctactgttatgaattgtaatgtaactatctgtgttttctgatgttcttagGCAGCCCCCattgaaagggtcatttgaccttgGAAGGGTTgcaacctgtgggttgagaaccaccgatCTAGAGGGAGTGCAGTTCTAGCCTAATCAGAATCAGTGTGGGAAAGAGATCAGGTTGAGGAAGAAGCAGTAGGCTAGACACGTGGAAACAGACAGGCAAGAAGAACCGGGAAAGGAGGGGACAAGCACAGGGCTCATGTAGAACAGAGAGTGTTGGACGTAATTGAGGCAATGAAAGACAGACTAGGGCCCTCAGACTTAGGGTCTGCTTTTATGGAACTGtttcgagccagggtttctctgtagctctagaacaggcttttgtagaccaggctggcctcgaactcacagagatctgcttgcctctgcctcccgggtgctgggattaaaggcatgcaccaccaccgcctggctcccgaCACTGTTTCTAAGGTCACAGAGTTACAGTTTGAACAAGAGTCAGCAGAGGCCAGGACCTTACCTCACAGCCCCGCACAGCTTCTACTGCGAGCAGATCTCTGCCTCGGGCCTCTTGTTCCTGGAGCAACTGTACAGCAGTCCTGAGGGCCTGGCGCTCGGAGCTTAGCTCAGGCCCAGCTTCCCTCAGGAGCTCCTCCAGGAGCTGTCCATACCGAGCCAGCTGCTCCAGGGGCTGTTGAAGGGCCTGAGGCAAGCAAGGGCTGCTCTCCAAAGAACCCTAGGGAAGAACCATAGCCTGGGATGAGAAGACCTGCAGCCAGGGCAGGGCCAGGGTGGGGGCCGGGCCGGGCTGGGGCGGGGCCGAGGCTGGGGCGGGGCCGAGGCTGGGGTGGGGCCCAAATCTCAGGACACGGATGTGATAGGCTGGGGTATACGCTTTGGGGAACAGAGGAAGACCTGGAGATATACTCTTAAAGGTAGAGCAAGGGGCCTacaagacggctcagtgggtaaacgtgttttctaccaagcctgacaacccgagtttcatccctgggacccacatgacagAAAGAGAGATTGACTCATGGAGTTTCtcctctggccacacacacacacacacacacacacacacacacacacgcatgtgtggacacgtacacacacacacacacacacacctttcaataaaaatgtaaaaaaaaattttttttcaaaataaagagaaaaaaatacagatgtCAATGAGATGGCCCAGAAGctaaaggcatttgtcaccaagcctgggaATCAAGCTCCATCCCTAGGAGTCCGGTGGTGAAATGAGAGAACTAGCTCCTGTGAACNNNNNNNNNNNNNNNNNNNNNNNNNNNNNNNNNNNNNNNNNNNNNNNNNNNNNNNNNNNNNNNNNNNNNNNNNNNNNNNNNNNNNNNNNNNNNNNNNNNNNNNNNNNNNNNNNNNNNNNNNNNNNNNNNNNNNNNNNNNNNNNNNNNNNNNNNNNNNNNNNNNNNNNNNNNNNNNNNNNNNNNNNNNNNNNNNNNNNNNNNNNNNNNNNNNNNNNNNNNNNNNNNNNNNNNNNNNNNNNNNNNNNNNNNNNNNNNNNNNNNNNNNNNNNNNNNNNNNNNNNNNNNNNNNNNNNNNNNNNNAGCTGTCCTGTGCTGAAGGGGAGCCAGCTCTCAGCCATTTATGCTCACACCTTTCACGCGAACTCCTTTGACCCTCAAGCGCCGGTGAGCCGGACAAAGTGCATACTGCCCTTGGTTATCACACGCAGAAACAGGCTTAGGGGCcgaagagacggctcagcagtcaggagcagaggacctgggctcagttcccggcacccacatagtGTCTCCTAAGTGTCTTTAACTCTACTTTAAGGTGACCTGATCCCCTCTTTGGCCTCCTTGTGCACTGGGCACAGTGCAGTACACTTACGTACcacatacatacctgcaggcaaacagccacacacatacaataaaaataaataaatctgccaggcagtagtggtgcacgcctttaatcccagcacttgggaggcagaggcaggccgatctcagtaaattcaagaccaacctggactaTTTAATGAGTTCGTGAAGGGTTGTGTTCTCTGAGAGGTCAAGCTGGGGTGAGTTTTTAGGTCTTCCTGGTTCCTTCTCTTACAAAATTTTCTCattctactttgtgtgtgtgcacacacgctgCAGTCAGAACACGACTCATTTTCAGGAACCACTTCTCTCATTCTACCATGTTGTTTCTGGGCTGGAACTCAGTGGTCGGTCTTGGAGGGAAGCATACCTTCCTGCCATCTCATGGACTCACTTTTCTTAGGAAGGTTTACCTTGGCCGAGGGGGTGAGTGCAGCCAGACCACTCTCCAGTTTATGTCTGTGCTTCACGAACTGTGCATAGAGGTTGAACTGGTCCCCCTGTACCAGTAAGGAAGAGGTAGTAAGTGTCCCTGGTGAGGGACCTGTAGAtgcttttcttctcccatccccactGCCCGAGGAGGGATAAGCGGACAGCACTCTGCTAGCCAGGAATCGACAGTGAAGTTCATACAACACCAGAAGACAAGTAATACTGGGCCAAGTTGAGGGACCGcacaagagggagggagggggagaagtgagGAGGACTGTAGATAGGGCAGAATGCGGGGAGAAGATTTGGGAGTTTAGTGGGTTGCTCACATGGCGAAGGAAGCAGGCCCCAATGCGCAGGGGATGGGTGCTGCAGCCTTGAAGCTCCTGTAGGAAGTGCGATCCGTGGAAGCTGCGAAGTCTCTCTCGGGCACTCAGGGCCGCGGCCCAGGTGCAGCGAAGCTCGGAAGTGAGCTCGGGCCCAGGCGGTGGCACCGGCTCATTCAGAGCGGTGATGTACTCTTGCTCACAGGCAATCAGTTCCGACACTAGACGCTGCTGGGCACTGTAGGCACGACCAGAGTAGCAGAGGCGTCACTAGGCATCACTCTGGCATGGGAAAGAGTCGCTGTCCCCAGCTGTTCTCTCCCGGTCTGAACTCTCACCTGATGCTGCGTTTGCGCTCCATTCGAGGCGTGCCTACTCCCCAGGGCCCATCTGGTCCTCCAGCCCGACCCAACAGCACGTGTTCTCGGGGTGAACACGTCCTGTCCACCACTTCAGTACTGGTGACTTCCAGGCCTCGGATCAGCACAGCCCTCGGGGGTCTTCCATCTACTTCTGGAGTTAGCTCAAGGCCTTCCTCCTCATGGTTTTCCCCACACGGGGTCAGAGAGCAATGTGATGGGGCTGCCAGGGGTCCAGGGCTgctgggaagaagcagggagcTGAGGCTGGGTGAAGGACTGTGGGCTCCATGCTGGGCCCCTGTGCTGCTGGCACTGTCTGCCCTTCGTCGTCTGTGGCCTCGAGGGCTGGCCTcttctcccagctgctgctgAATCCTTCTTTCCAGCTCTTGGCAGCGTGCCCGGCATCGGCCCCATTCTCGAAGGACTGCTGGGCTGCCCAGGTCCAGAGCCAGGGCTCGCATCTCCTGGAAGGTGCCCGCACTGGGCTCCGGGGCCCGCCGCAGGGCTAGGGCTGCCAGCACAGCGTCACGCCCAGGTCCAGCTCCCTCCAGCCGAGCAGAACCCTCATCTACCCATTCGTGTGCCTACGAAAGCCAAACAGGTTGGAGGTGGAGGAAAACGGTGAGGGCACGCGCCACTTAGAAACACGTATCCCACCGCCAATGGCTCCCTTGGGGCCTGCCCAGCATCACAGCATAACCTTGGAGATGGCACGGACACAGAGGAGCTAGTACTTACACACACAGCACGGAGTCAAGCTTGTACTAATTGCTTTCACACAGTGCCTCACCTAACTTTCACAGCAGATGTGCAAATGTCTTCAAAGGACCTACCTCGGGTCATTCAGCCTGGGCAAGCTAAAAGCCAGAGCCAAGGAGACGGGCTTCTAAGGTACCACTCTTAGCCGCCGCCTGACCAACTTCTCCAGGCTGAAGAGAGAAAATCGGCTCAGGAGGGCGCTCTGCACCCACCTGTTGGAAGAAGCGCTGCAGCCGGAGCGCCCGATGGAGGCCACTCTCAACCTGCTCCAGCCGTTGTTCGAAGACATCCAGAACTTTCTGGGAGGTGATGTCTTCCTCCAGAGCCAAAGCTTCCCGGGCCTGGGCGAGGCGCTCCTGGAGAGAGGGGTCTGAGCTCAGATCTGGTCCTCTCCCcgtgacccccacccccatctcctctctgtccttACCTGCACCTCAGTGCTGAAAGCCCGAAACCGCAGTTCTGTCTCTTGCAAGACCGAGAGTGAGTTCCCTGGCATGGCAAAGCTGGCCAGCTGCTCTTCCCCTGGGCCAGAAAGCCACTGCAACAcctgagagggaaggggaggtggtGACAGGACCAGGCTAAGACCCACTTGGCTGCCATCACCCCAAATGCAGTCTCTCTGGTGCTGTGAGACTCATGCCGTGAATGACAACAGTTCCCATAGGATTAAATGAGAAGCTGGCTATGCCATCTTTGGTAAAGTGCTATAGGATCAGAGCTGGGAGGAGACCGGGGTTATTGTGCCAGGGCCAGGCCAGGATGAGGAAACAGGTAAAACGGAAGGATGAAAGTTACTTGGATAACAGGGCCAAGAGGAATTCTACATCTACTGTGTGGTGAGCAGGAACCTAGGCAGCAAGCCTGAAACAGCCCAGGAGatgcgtgtgtatgtgggtgtgcgtgtgtatgtgtgtgtgagggtgtatgtctgtgtgtatccagTTCCAGTCCAACTTTCCTACTGTAGAGAATCTCCTACTCTTTCTGAAATGCTTGACTAATTTTTTCCTCCGAAGAAAGCCTGGAAGCTAGGGTGGAGCAGCTGGAAAATAAGAAGTCTCAGAATGCTCCTCAAAGTCAGGGCCAGCGAGAGCACTTCTGGAGTCCTTTACTGACTTCACGCCCCATCCTACCCACCTGTGTGCTGTCTGTACAGGACGGGCAACTCGGCAGCAACATCTATACCTGGCAGAGCTAGATCTCAAAGCTAAACACTTTAACATCCAAATTCTGTTTTCAAAGTAGGTTTTTAAATGGGCATGGATATCTAGTAGTAGGAGATAACCCTGGATGGAATAACAGAAGCCAGCAGGCAGCCCCAGAACACAAAACCCTGGCTCCCTTTGGCACTGACTTTGAGATGACCCTTTTATACCTACATACAGATCCACGGGGTATATATTCACAGTACAGGAGCTAAGGAAAAACACCAGATTTTAAGTCCCTCTTCCCTTCACAGTGCACAGACAGCAAACTCCCACAGAGCTTAAATCCAGAAGAGAAGGACCAAGGTTCAGAGAAGCCAGTCTTATTCTTGAATCTTAAGAGGCCTGTGGTTCCTCTCAGTGGCTGACAATGTAGGAGGAGACAGGGCCTTTTGGCCTCCATTTTGGAGGATGGTAACACATAAGGAGTCAAGGAAAATGTGGAGCCAAAGAGCTCAGCTATTAACTACCAGGCTCATTTAGGCTGGCATCCCCGCAAGGCGATGAAGGCAGGAGCATGAGGAGCAccagctacatagtgacttccaggccaacctgggccacatCAGATCTCCTCTCAGAAGactcccaaacaaaaacaaaactcggTTGCACTGAGCCAAGAGCTGATTCCAGGGTTCCCTTTGGGCGGAGAACACTTCCCATGATATCTAATGATCCTGACCAAAGACAGACAGGAGGCTGACCTTCTGGCTTCTTTCTGCTGGTGCAGAGATGCTCCTGCCCTCGTGCTGAGCCTCACACTTCTATGACTGACCtccaagggaggaaggagggatgcGGTTAAGCAGGGGCCAGGCTCCCAGGCTAAGGGTTTGGGGAATCTCCTCACCTGCTGGAGTTGGCGCAAGCGCTGGCGTTGTTCCTGCTTCTGCACGCGTAGGTTGGAGAGACGCACAAGTTGGTGGATGGCCTCATCTACCTCCTGGTATAACACAGCTGGGCCTGGACCCTCTAGCCTGGGGAAAGAGAGACGACACTGAGTCTCTGCCCTTGTCAAGCTCACCAGTTCTGCCTTTGTATCCGCAGGGATGCAAACATCGCAGGTGTCATGACAGCGGGAATGAGGCCGCGAGGGTTATAAGTGTAAAGACACGGCATCTTACAGgtaaaagcagaataaaaattaTCTGTCACTTCAGGGTTAGGTCACCTCTCTGCGACCTGCCTCCCCGCGCCCCCATTTGCCTCGCCACAGCCACACCCGTCTCTCATACTTGCTGCTGTGGGTGGAGCGCATGCGCATCAGGACGGCTCCGCCAGTCCGCTGTAGCGCCGCCAGCCGAGGATCTGCCAGCACCTTTTGCAGGGGCTCGGGAGTTCCCACCGCCTCCTTGGGACAAGGAGATACTCGGAGTTCCACTAACGCGCCAACCCAGTCCCACCCCTTCCACACCCGCCGTTAGTCCACCTGGGTCCACACCTCTTCCTTTGCTTCCGCTGCTCCCTCTAGCTCCTCGATGGCCTGCTGCACAGAGGCCAACACACCCTGGCACAAGCTGCACAGCCTTGCCACCTCCTGCAATCCACATACAGAGATGAAGGTAAGGGCCGGGTTCAGGGTAAGAAACACACTGGGCATGGCGGGTCtttctgtagtcccagcactcgggaggtagaggtgggtggatctctgagtctgagaccagctggCCTGCATACtcagtcccaggacagccagggttataaagagagaccctgtctcaaaaacaaagaaaggaaaataaataaatgtagagacaaacaaacaaataaataaaataaaaaaccacaggATGGAGATGGAGTCCTGGTGACCTTTGTGGAAATAATGTTAGGTTTAGTTTGTTTCTGAGTTTGTTGCTTCCAAGTTATACAATATTGGGCAAGCCCACAATtcctaaaattcattttattcaaTAGTAAAGTCAGAATAAATATAGATTTTGTAAAATCTAAGGAAGTGATATCAGCCTTGCACTGGAATGGTCACAGCACACGGGACAGCTTGGTATGTGAGTTTCCTTTGCCATCCCGCCTTGGTCTTCACTCTGCCAAGCCCCGCCTCCAGCTCTCCATATCTGCTGCGCTAAGAACTGTTTGTAGTCAACTGTGATCACGCTGATTCCTCTATTCTTAAGCACTTACTACACTTAGATTCAGAGAAGCGTGAAGGTAAGCGACAGAGGCTCTCTAGAGACCAGGCCAAGGGGGAAGATCCTGCACCTCGTGGATACTGGTATAGAGAGAAGGCACTAAAGGCACCATCTCCAGAAGTGATGTAAAGTCACATGGAACCAACTCCGAGCACTTTCTAGACACCAACAAAGCTATCACAAATACTTCCCTGCTTGTTTTATGTCTTAAAAGCCCCTACTAGAAAGCATCCATTAATGTTAATAATCTGACaaacttggggggcagggagctggaaagattgctcagtggtatttttcttccagaggacccaggtttgatttgcAGCACTCACATGTGGTTCTGATGGCTCCAGTCTCTAGGGACACCCACGTGCGTGGCGTTtactcacagacacagagacatacgTACACgcttaaaaatgaaacaaatcttacaaaactaaaagaataTTACAAAGGTGGGTGGTAACTGGAAAGACAGTTCACAGGTtgaaagcacttgttgctcttgcagagaacttgtGTTGAGTACACagacccacagggtggctcacaaccttctgaaACTCCAATTCCCgggtatcagatgccctcttctggctttctggGCACctggcacatgtgtgcctgaaaatacatgtatgtggagcacatacatacatgcaggcaaaatattcatacacataagataaaaaaataatttagcgAACCCTTCCCATCTTCACAGCGGCCAACAGCATCTGATCAAGGTTCAGGAGTCAGAACTATTTTGTGAACTGAACGGAACCGCATCTCCCAGCCCCACGGTTATGCCTGTCTTTGTCTTCCGCCTACATTTCCAGCTCTCAGATTTCTAGGTGCTGTTTACCTGATGTATCTCCACCCAGTGGTTGGGGGAGAGGTCCCTGTGACCCCCCAAGTCCCATGGGAGCTCCTCTGGCTTGGCCACTCTTTTCAGGTCCTTTTCTGACAATGGCTCAGCTCCCTGTAGACACAGGAAAGTTTTGCGCAGGCCCCTTGGGATTCAGTgagcttcccctcccctttccctcgcTGACATGGGGGGACACTAGTGGACGAGAACCTACCTTAAGTCCACAGAGTTCAGGTGGAGGGTTTTCATGAGTGAGAATCACCAGCCGCTGAATGAGCGGAGGGTTGCCCGAGTCCTAAGTGCAAAGAAAAATAGCTCTAAACTTTGGACAGCTAGCTGGCCTGGCATGGCTGCCACTGGAGAAAAGCGAGGACCTCAAGACATGCCTGTCATGGGTTGTTGATTACCTGAAGCTGACTCAAGGCAGGAATAAGTGCTGGAGGCAGTGGGGGCGCCTTGCGAAGGTCAAGCAGGGTGGTTAGCCCCAATAACTGGAGATCAGGCCTGTGGAGGTAAGGAGAGCCAAAgaagacatgtgtgtgtgcgcgtgtgtgcgtgcgtgtgtgtgtgcatgtatgtgtgcgtgcacgtgtgtgtgtgcatgtatgtgtgcgtgcatgtgtgtacgtgcatgcgtgcatgtgtgtgtgcatgtatgtgtgcgtgcgtgcatgtgtgtgtgcatgtatgtgtgcgtgcgtgcatgtgtgtgtgtatgtgtgtgcgtgcacacgtgcacacgctgAGGAGACAGCAAACAACAGAAGAAAGCgcaggtcatctggcttggtgCTAACAGCCTTCAGAAGTTAACGCTACTATATTTGGGAAGCAATGAGCAAACGGCCGAGGTCTGGGACATGTGCCCAGCAGGCGACCTAACAATCACAAGCCTACACTGACATGGCTACTGGGTGGGAGGACTAGAACTCGATGTGCTATGATGGATACATCCAAGGCCTTGGCGTTTATCTGAGGTACTCAGCGTCACAAAGTATTTGCTGTCTGAATGATTCTGCGCACTGATAATCTGGGCTCTACCGCAGAGGCGAGACAGCCAGCAGTGTTGATTTTGAAAACCACGAAGCCATCCTGGAAGTCAGAATTGGTCAAGGTGGACGGCCTGGAAACCGAGGCCTGGAAGTCGCAGGCAGTGCCTTGAGAAAgaaagcagccccccccccccgactgcGACTGCGCGAAGGCCCAGGGTGCTGAAGCTGGCCGCGCTTACCTCAGCAGCGAGTGCAGGTAACGAAGGGCGCTGCTCAATGTCTCTTCGGACGGTGAGGGCTCCTCAGGCAGGCACGGAGGTGTGATCGTCAGCAAAGCTCTCCCAGTCTGATCGACCCCTCCTGAAGACAGAAAACGGCCAGGCTATCCTGGCTGGGAGCAATCTTTGACTATCTCCCCAccaccttccctccttcccactctgtgtgtgtgcttagcatgtccttgtttgtgtgtgcatacacgtgtacgtgtgtggaggccagaggtcaatgtagGCTCTTTTGTGATCATTTTCCACAGgaactctcactgaacctggattaTCTCTGGCTTAGCTAGACTGCCTGGGCAATGAACACCAGAAATCCAgttcccttttccttccagcGCTGGGTTACAGATCAGTGCCGTGACCAGCtctcctgtgggtgctggggatctgaactcagcccTCCTGCTTGTGAAGCTGGCACTttaccggctgagccatctccccagcccctttcctcTTATTCACAGATGCCCACTGACCAGTCAGAACGAAGAATCCTGATGCCATCAAGTCCCAAGCTACAGGTGGGTCATCCAAGATGGAAACTGGGGGTGTTTCTTCTGGAATGCTGTCTTTTACATCCTGCAAAGTCTCCAGAGGCTGTTTTGGGGGGTCAGATAGGATGAACCCTGGACCTGTGGATCCTGTGCAGATAGAGGCAGAGTTACTCTATTCTGTTCCCAGCTAAACCACAGCTTCTCCTCTAGTCCCCTTCCCGAGCCCAGCCTGCCCTGGCCCTGCCCCGGGCCTGTCATCTCACCTGCAGTGCACACCGGGACCGACTCCTCTTGTTCACTCtctctgatcccctcttctggaGGTCCGCCATCTTCTGGGGGTGCAGGCTCTTTCCCATCTGCTGGCTTGAGTTCCTCTTTTGGTTCAGACTCTGGCTTTTCAGAATCCTCTTTCTCCTTAAGCGGGCTGCATTCTGCAGGTTCCTGTTCACTGGGTGAGGCCAGGCCGACAAGGGCTTCCTTGTCCCTGGCGCTGAGTGGGTTACCGTCCCCTTTCAAGGCAGCTCTGCCCGCAGCCcgcttctttcttctgtttcctttgcctGTTCTTCGAGGGGTACCAGGTGGTCCCCCAGCCTCCCCTGCCAGGAGGCAGGATTCAGAGGCCTCCCCCAGAGCCTCTGCTGGGGGCTCAGATGCCTCCAGGGCTGTTGCATCTGGGTCCTCAGCTCCTGGGGGTGAGTCCGAAGTGGCCCCAGTGCTGCTCCCCTCACCAGGTGGGCGTGCCCCATCCTGGTCCCGAG
Protein-coding regions in this window:
- the Arhgef40 gene encoding rho guanine nucleotide exchange factor 40 isoform X4; translated protein: MEPEPVEDCVQSTLAALYPPFEATAPTLLGQVFQVVERTYQEDALRYTLDFLVPAKHLLAKVQQEACAQYSGFLFFHEGWPLCLHEQIVVQLAALPWQLLRPGDFYLQVVPSAAQAPRLALKCLAPGGGRVQELPVPNEACAYLFTPEWLQGVNKDRPTGRLSTCLLSAPSGIQRLPWAELICPRFVHKEGLMVGHQPSTPPPELPSGPPGLPSSPLAEEVLGTRSPGDGHNAPAEGPEGEYVELLEVTLPHMRGNPVDAEASGLSRTRTVPTRKSTGGKGRHRRHRAWMHQKGLGARDQDGARPPGEGSSTGATSDSPPGAEDPDATALEASEPPAEALGEASESCLLAGEAGGPPGTPRRTGKGNRRKKRAAGRAALKGDGNPLSARDKEALVGLASPSEQEPAECSPLKEKEDSEKPESEPKEELKPADGKEPAPPEDGGPPEEGIRESEQEESVPVCTAGSTGPGFILSDPPKQPLETLQDVKDSIPEETPPVSILDDPPVAWDLMASGFFVLTGGVDQTGRALLTITPPCLPEEPSPSEETLSSALRYLHSLLRPDLQLLGLTTLLDLRKAPPLPPALIPALSQLQDSGNPPLIQRLVILTHENPPPELCGLKGAEPLSEKDLKRVAKPEELPWDLGGHRDLSPNHWVEIHQEVARLCSLCQGVLASVQQAIEELEGAAEAKEEEAVGTPEPLQKVLADPRLAALQRTGGAVLMRMRSTHSSKLEGPGPAVLYQEVDEAIHQLVRLSNLRVQKQEQRQRLRQLQQVLQWLSGPGEEQLASFAMPGNSLSVLQETELRFRAFSTEVQERLAQAREALALEEDITSQKVLDVFEQRLEQVESGLHRALRLQRFFQQAHEWVDEGSARLEGAGPGRDAVLAALALRRAPEPSAGTFQEMRALALDLGSPAVLREWGRCRARCQELERRIQQQLGEEASPRGHRRRRADSASSTGAQHGAHSPSPSLSSLLLPSSPGPLAAPSHCSLTPCGENHEEEGLELTPEVDGRPPRAVLIRGLEVTSTEVVDRTCSPREHVLLGRAGGPDGPWGVGTPRMERKRSISAQQRLVSELIACEQEYITALNEPVPPPGPELTSELRCTWAAALSARERLRSFHGSHFLQELQGCSTHPLRIGACFLRHGDQFNLYAQFVKHRHKLESGLAALTPSAKGSLESSPCLPQALQQPLEQLARYGQLLEELLREAGPELSSERQALRTAVQLLQEQEARGRDLLAVEAVRGCELDLKEQGQLLHRDPFTVFCGRKKCLRHVFLFEDLLLFSKFKGSEGGSETFTYKQAFKTADMGLTENIGESGLCFELWFRRRRTREAYTLQAASPETKLKWTSSIAQLLWRQAAHNKELRVQQMVSMGIGNKPFLDIKALGERTLSALLTGRASETLDSSGDGSPGPRTGPSLQPPHPGNSTPSLASGGILGLSRQSHSRALSDPTTPL